TACGAATCAGCTAACGTGAAGTCTCCGGTGCCAAAATATTTTCCAACAATGCCAATCTTGACTGGCGTTTTCAAATTATGAACTTTATTAACCAACCGACGCCAGGCATCAAGATCCTTTTTACGCGGCTTAAGTCCTAATTTCTGCAGTAGCTTATCGCTTAAATGCTCACGCTCAAAATTAACCGGGATGTCGTAAATGGAAGCAACGTCCGGCGCCGAAATGGCAGCGGTAGGCGGAATGCCGCAAAACGTAGCCAGTCGTCGCCGACGCGGCTCATCAATGGGGCGTTCGGCCCGACACAATATAAAGTCGGTTTGGAGTCCGGCAGAATTAAGTGAGCGTGCCGCATATTGCGTTGGCTTTGTTTTCATTTCACCAACCGTTTTTGGTATTGGAAGGTAACTGACAAGAACAATGGCAACGTCCAGTGGCACTCGCAGCTTTAGCATCCGAATAGCCTCCAGGAACAAAATATTCTGATATTCCCCTACCGTGCCGCCTATTTCGATGACGACTATATCGGCATGCTGTCGTTTACCAGCCGCTGTTATACGACGCAGTATTTCATTAGGGATATCTGGCACCACTTCCACATCCTCGCCGTCGTACCCAAGGTTACGTTCCCGAGCAATAACGGTCTGATATACCTGACCGGTTGTTATATAATTTTCTCGGGCGCTTGTTTGACCGGTAAACCGCTCGTAATTGCCTAAGTCCTGGTCAGCCTCAATACCATCTTCCCCCACAAAAACCTCACCATGTTCTGTGGGCCGAATAGTACCGGCATCGATATTAATGTACATGTCGCACTTTACCAGGGCGACTTTGTAACCACGACTCTGTAATATTTTTCCTATTGACGCCGTTGAAACACCTTTTCCAACGCTCGACATGACACCACCAACAACAAATATGTACTTCATAGGTATACGTCGGGCTATTATGTAGCAGTTATAAGAATTCGTACTCGGGCCTCTGCGTCAGAAGCACCAATCACGACGTAGTGTGTTCCGACTTGCTTCAACGCATGCGGCAAATGAACAGCGGTTACGGGAATACGTAACTTAGAATACTGTTTCCGAATGCCTTCGACAATGTCTTCCGCGCTCACACCGGCAAATAGCGTACCACTGGCACTAGCTGAACGCGCAAACTGTACGGTTACCTCGTCAAGTCGACGCAAACTGGTTACCAGTGCTTCCTGCGCTTTCACGGCGCTACCTCGACCAGCCATTGACTGCTTAGCCTTAGTGACCGCTGCACC
This sequence is a window from Patescibacteria group bacterium. Protein-coding genes within it:
- the rplI gene encoding 50S ribosomal protein L9, encoding MNIVLLQDVKGVGTVGAVVNVAEGYARNFLLPRKLGALASGAAVTKAKQSMAGRGSAVKAQEALVTSLRRLDEVTVQFARSASASGTLFAGVSAEDIVEGIRKQYSKLRIPVTAVHLPHALKQVGTHYVVIGASDAEARVRILITAT
- a CDS encoding CTP synthase; translated protein: MKYIFVVGGVMSSVGKGVSTASIGKILQSRGYKVALVKCDMYINIDAGTIRPTEHGEVFVGEDGIEADQDLGNYERFTGQTSARENYITTGQVYQTVIARERNLGYDGEDVEVVPDIPNEILRRITAAGKRQHADIVVIEIGGTVGEYQNILFLEAIRMLKLRVPLDVAIVLVSYLPIPKTVGEMKTKPTQYAARSLNSAGLQTDFILCRAERPIDEPRRRRLATFCGIPPTAAISAPDVASIYDIPVNFEREHLSDKLLQKLGLKPRKKDLDAWRRLVNKVHNLKTPVKIGIVGKYFGTGDFTLADSYISVIEAVRHAAWAAGRQPEITWLNAEAYEREPRRVRELANFDGIIVPGGFGGRGVEGKIRAIRYVREHGIPYFGLCYGMQLAAIEFARNVCALKSAGSEEWGKKLAHEIIHIMPEQVAKLAEKHYGATMRLGAYPCRLSPDSISRKAYGKALISERHRHRYEFNNSYREQFIEKGVQFTGTSPDNLLVEIMELTDHPFFVGVQFHPEFRSRLDAPHPLFRAFIEAAKKRSNKGMKTTNVVKSAPKKKRPMKPKKKAR